ACCAGGAATTCCATAGCCATAAGAATCTTTCCCGAACCCGCACTTCCATACACCAGGGTCGTGCGCCCCTCAGGCAGTCCCCCATAAGTTATATCATCCAGACCGCTTATGCCTGTTGGGGTTTTCTTCAAACTTTTTTCTTTTAAAACTCTGCCCTTTTCTTCGACCATTAATTCCCCTTCTCACTCTCTGGTGCATAAAATACATTACTATAAATTCTTATTTTCCATTAAGTCTTTCAGCATTGAAAATTAAGCTATGTAATGCTGTTCTTGTAAATAATAATAGGGCTCCGTATTTCAGAAACAGATCTTCTACCCTGACGAAGGATTTTCTTTCCTCCAGTCACCTCAACTAGTAATAAAACTTTAAGACTTCTATTTTGTTTTGATTCAATTTACCCTAAATTCTCACTCATGAGATCAGGAATCTTTCCGAAACCTTCTTGGTAAATAGTTTCTCCTTGATAATAAGTTTTGAAGAAAAGAACAGATATCCGGAAATTTTACATCTTATTTTTATATAAATAATCGAACAGAAACGTTTTTATATTCCTTATCCAATTTGCAAATTAAGGTTTAATGAGCTTGCCTGTTTTAAGGTTTATCTAACTCAAAAAGACCTAATCTTAAAATCATGCTTTATGCTCGTTAAAATCCACTTATACCACAAAAGCCGGCAGGTTTCTCCTTTTCTCCTGCCGGAACCACACACCCTTTTCTCAATTAAAAAATACCTTATTCTTTTCTCAATTGTAAAACCTGTCTTTTCCAATGTTTTTTTCAGCGGCTGCCTCTTCCCCTCCCGGCAGTTCGATCTTTTTCCTAAGGCTTTTTCAGAGAAGTTTTTCCGGGGAGACTCAGAAGTCCCCCGGCCTGCAGAAATTACATTCCAAGAGCTGTCTGTGCAATCGTGTTTTCTATTTCTTCCTTAAGCTCTTCCGGGATTCCCCTTATACCCACGTCCAGGAAGCCTCTTATGATCATTCCGACTGCTTCATCCTCGGTAAGCCCTCTTGCCATCAGGTATTCCACCTGGTCTTTAGCAATTTTTCCAACGGCTGCCTCATGAGTAAGCTCTATGTCG
This window of the Methanosarcina mazei S-6 genome carries:
- a CDS encoding ATPase domain-containing protein, with the protein product MVEEKGRVLKEKSLKKTPTGISGLDDITYGGLPEGRTTLVYGSAGSGKILMAMEFLVKGAENYGEPGVFMAFEETAEDLAENFASLGFNLDSLEARNKLVS